In Oryzias melastigma strain HK-1 linkage group LG16, ASM292280v2, whole genome shotgun sequence, a single genomic region encodes these proteins:
- the LOC112143804 gene encoding carcinoembryonic antigen-related cell adhesion molecule 1 isoform X1 has product MAILKIFVLAVALKGLTEAAGILPDGPLNGSVGGSVMFTTFLTEADGPFTAVTWGFGVSTIMQHTTTGNLTNPAYEGRITFFPSTASLELKDLTLDDAGEYSVNVFPDGGGTTKLDVYVPVSSVTVTPQSADLVEFSSFSLTCSSSGSSLSFIWMNSSSEVTSSDRVQITDGGSTLTVVDVTRYDEQSYRCRVFNPVSEGISDPVNILVSYGPENTKMSASPSQKFYEEGSDISLSCSADSRPSAQFTWFVNGTKLPDSGPELTLRNIQFSQRGDYSCQAFNSKTLTNEMSPSLSISVLQKISGVSIKASTEQFIEGSSVTLTCEASGSSPSRTWKKDGSDLNLSENVTLSEDNTVLTFKAVKKENSGEYVCLVSNPVSSSEAKFTIVVNYGPANVQIEGKDLINENDQIKLICSAESTPSATFTWRLNGSEIIGSSAEFLKEKAHSSDSGTYTCEAKNTVTEKQSTAGHELHVQTVNSSGCSAGCIAGIVVGCLVVVAAASAGGFFVYKKR; this is encoded by the exons ATGGCgattctaaaaatatttgtccTTGCTGTGGCCTTAAAAG gtttaactGAAGCAGCTGGGATTTTACCAGATGGTCCTTTGAATGGATCTGTTGGAGGATCAGTGATGTTCACAACATTTCTGACTGAAGCAGACGGACCATTTACTGCAGTGACCTGGGGTTTTGGTGTCAGTACAATAATGCAGCACACCACGACTGGTAATTTAACTAACCCAGCCTATGAAGGCAGGATCACCTTTTTTCCATCTACAGCATCTCTGGAGCTCAAAGATCTGACCCTGGATGATGCAGGAGAGTATAGTGTTAATGTTTTTCCTGATGGAGGAGGAACAACCAAACTGGACGTATACG TTCCAGTCTCCTCTGTAACAGTAACTCCTCAGAGTGCAGACTTGGTTGAGTTCAGCTCTTTCAGTCtgacctgctcctcctctggttCCTCGCTGTCCTTCATCTGGATGAACAGCAGCTCTGAGGTTACATCCAGTGACAGAGTTCAGATCACTGATGGAGGCTCCACTCTGACTGTAGTCGATGTGACTCGCTATGATGAACAATCATACAGATGTCGAGTGTTTAATCCTGTCAGTGAAGGCATCAGTGATCCAGTCAACATCTTAGTCAGCT ATGGTCCAGAAAATACCAAAATGTCAGCATCTCCATCACAAAAGTTCTATGAGGAAGGGTCAGACATCAGTCTGAGCTGCTCGGCTGATTCTAGACCTTCTGCCCAGTTTACATGGTTTGTGAATGGGACTAAACTTCCTGATTCTGGACCAGAACTCACACTGAGGAACATACAGTTCAGTCAGAGAGGAGATTACAGCTGTCAGGCCTTCAACAGCAAAACTCTGACAAATGAAATGTCTCCATCTTTATCAATCTCTGTTCTAC AAAAAATCTCCGGAGTTTCCATCAAAGCATCAACAGAACAGTTCATTGAGGGGAGCTCTGTCACCTTAACCTGTGAGGCCTCTGGATCTTCACCCAGCAGAACATGGAAGAAGGACGGATCAGATCTGAACTTGTCTGAAAACGTGACACTTTCTGAAGACAACACAGTCTTAACTTTCAAAGCTGTGAAGAAGGAGAACAGTGGAGAATATGTCTGTCTGGTCAGCAATCCTGTCAGCAGTTCTGAAGCCAAGTTCACCATTGTTGTTAACT atgGACCAGCAAATGTTCAGATTGAAGGTAAAGATCTGATAAATGAAAACGATCAGATCAAGTTGATCTGTTCTGCTGAGTCCACTCCATCTGCTACATTCACCTGGAGACTGAATGGATCAGAGATTATTGGAAGTTCTGCTGAGTTCCTCAAAGAAAAGGCACACAGTTCTGACAGTGGAACCTACACTTGTGAAGCAAAGAATACTGTCACTGAGAAACAATCAACAGCTGGACATGAACTCCATGTTCAAACAG